The Gaiellales bacterium genome has a window encoding:
- a CDS encoding serine hydrolase domain-containing protein, translating into MAWPGWSPVELVDHAAAHGPRQFQPGGASPTTDTGYVVAGILVEQVTSRPLHEVYRELVFDPLEMDMTWLEGHEPARTAEVARHDSDVFDWSPNSPTIDWAGGGLVTTAPDLARFVRGFWCGRIVTSGALAETTQWTPGASFPPGHALRYDRYGLGVGRITVGDVALQGHTGFIGAFAFHAPEYDAVIAGTHNASEVDRRPLVAALCRELRR; encoded by the coding sequence ATGGCGTGGCCCGGCTGGAGCCCGGTCGAGCTGGTTGACCACGCCGCCGCGCACGGACCGCGACAGTTCCAGCCAGGCGGAGCTTCGCCTACAACGGATACCGGATACGTCGTCGCGGGAATCCTTGTCGAACAGGTGACGAGCCGACCCCTCCACGAGGTCTACCGCGAGCTCGTCTTCGACCCGCTGGAGATGGACATGACGTGGCTCGAGGGTCATGAGCCGGCGCGAACGGCGGAGGTGGCCCGCCACGACTCGGACGTGTTCGACTGGTCGCCGAACTCTCCCACGATCGACTGGGCCGGCGGAGGACTGGTCACGACTGCGCCCGACCTTGCCCGCTTCGTACGCGGGTTCTGGTGCGGACGGATCGTCACCTCCGGCGCCCTTGCGGAGACGACGCAGTGGACGCCCGGGGCCTCGTTTCCCCCCGGCCACGCCTTGCGCTACGACCGGTACGGACTGGGGGTCGGCCGGATCACCGTGGGGGACGTCGCGCTTCAGGGACACACCGGCTTCATCGGCGCCTTCGCCTTTCACGCACCCGAGTACGACGCGGTCATCGCCGGCACCCACAACGCGTCAGAGGTCGACCGCCGGCCGCTGGTCGCCGCGCTGTGCCGGGAGCTACGGCGGTGA
- a CDS encoding permease: MLVAVLTDLGDALSFAFGMFWEILWALILGFALSAAVQAVVAKGEMRRLLPDDSPRSLVIASGLGAASSSCSYASVALARSLVRKGADFTAAMAFQFASTNLVVELGIIMALLLGWQFTLAEFLGGPLMIALLALLFRRFLSRRLVDDAREQADKGLVGSMEGHAEMDMSVHRSGSIWQRLRSPQGFTATANYFVMDWAAIWRDIIGGLVIAGALAAWVPNSFWQGLFFEHHPTLAKVWGPVIGPLVAVVSFVCSIGNVPLAAVLWNGGISFGGVLAFIFADLIILPILDIYRRYYGLKMAAFLLVTFYTAMALSGLAVELVFQALGLAPTERHAKVVEASITWNYTTVLNLAFLALAALLVWRFIATGGLPMLRMMNTPPGQSGQAHDHG, from the coding sequence ATGCTCGTCGCGGTTCTCACCGACCTCGGCGACGCCCTCTCCTTCGCCTTCGGGATGTTCTGGGAGATCCTCTGGGCGCTGATCCTCGGCTTCGCGCTCTCGGCCGCCGTACAGGCAGTCGTGGCCAAGGGCGAGATGCGCCGCCTGCTCCCGGATGACTCGCCACGCTCCCTGGTGATCGCAAGCGGACTGGGCGCGGCGTCGTCGAGCTGCTCATACGCCTCCGTGGCCCTGGCCCGATCGCTCGTTCGCAAGGGCGCCGATTTCACCGCTGCGATGGCGTTTCAGTTTGCCTCGACCAATCTGGTCGTGGAGCTCGGCATCATCATGGCGCTCTTGCTCGGCTGGCAGTTCACGCTCGCCGAGTTCCTCGGCGGCCCGCTGATGATCGCGTTGCTCGCCCTCCTCTTCCGCAGGTTTCTCTCCCGACGACTCGTCGACGACGCACGCGAACAGGCCGACAAAGGCCTCGTGGGCTCGATGGAGGGCCACGCCGAGATGGACATGAGCGTGCACAGGAGCGGATCGATCTGGCAGCGACTGCGATCACCGCAGGGCTTCACCGCAACCGCCAACTACTTCGTCATGGACTGGGCCGCCATCTGGCGCGACATCATCGGCGGCCTCGTGATCGCCGGAGCGCTGGCTGCCTGGGTGCCCAACTCATTCTGGCAAGGGCTCTTCTTCGAGCACCACCCGACGCTCGCGAAGGTCTGGGGACCGGTCATCGGCCCGCTGGTCGCCGTCGTGAGCTTCGTCTGCTCGATCGGAAACGTCCCCCTGGCGGCGGTGCTCTGGAACGGCGGCATCAGCTTTGGCGGCGTCCTGGCGTTCATCTTCGCCGACCTGATCATCCTGCCCATCCTTGACATCTACCGCCGCTACTACGGCCTCAAGATGGCCGCGTTCCTGCTGGTCACCTTCTACACCGCGATGGCGCTCTCCGGGCTCGCGGTCGAGCTCGTGTTCCAGGCGCTCGGCCTGGCCCCCACCGAACGCCACGCCAAGGTCGTGGAGGCGTCCATCACCTGGAACTACACCACCGTCCTCAACCTCGCGTTCCTGGCCCTCGCCGCGCTGCTGGTCTGGCGCTTCATCGCCACCGGCGGCCTGCCGATGCTGAGGATGATGAACACGCCGCCCGGACAATCAGGGCAGGCCCACGACCACGGCTAG
- a CDS encoding helix-turn-helix domain-containing protein yields MTIDGFQDGRAWSLISNHGHALLCIAQQPDVRLWELAQTIGIRERSAQRIVNQLVEAGYVTRHDHDHHGARITYTVNREHHLRRPHLSAYTVGDLLDTFARPPSDHDAPEVRLHVDQ; encoded by the coding sequence ATGACAATCGACGGTTTTCAGGACGGACGAGCCTGGTCGCTGATCTCGAACCACGGCCACGCGCTCCTCTGCATCGCTCAACAACCCGACGTCCGGCTATGGGAGCTGGCACAGACGATCGGGATCCGAGAGCGGAGCGCCCAGCGCATCGTCAATCAGCTGGTCGAGGCCGGCTATGTCACTCGCCACGACCACGATCACCATGGCGCCCGGATCACCTACACCGTCAACCGCGAACACCATCTGCGCCGGCCGCACCTCAGCGCGTACACGGTCGGTGATCTCCTCGACACGTTCGCACGCCCACCCAGCGACCACGACGCGCCCGAGGTTCGGCTTCACGTCGACCAGTAG
- a CDS encoding histidine kinase: protein MAGALALANGEARAQSTGLAATSIVAGCTFLAAGIVALLRQSANRIAALMMTAGFLLFANSLAQADSALPFTAGLVVGPLVAAVLGHLVLAFPDGRLRSRGERLAVAAAYIVGTVLQLVMLMFMGPGQLSGCPCPDNLLLVRDDQALHSALMSGQQVAGVAVAVWVGVLLERRWRTASRPLRRAIVPLLSAGAATIVLYLLAAIASDPAPGLARALEAADRVALAIVPVAYLLGLFHARLARAGVSDLVVELSRMPGPGGLRSALARALGDPSLELAYWLPESHSYVGIDGQPVDVASGDGRMVSVLERGGRRVAAMVHDPALGENPQLLDAVSAAAGLALENERLQADLRAQLDELRGSRARIVAAGDSARRRLERNLHDGAQQRLVALAVGLRLAESALRTDPEAGASLLASAHAELELALSELREIARGLHPAILNQGLEAALKTVAARSPVPVELVVELDERPPEPVEATAYYVVSEALTNTARYANATRATVRVARDADQLHVQIGDDGIGGAGLESGSGLQGLRDRVESIGGRLDLDSPPGRGTHLAAHLPLEVGATPDDAAPHHPRPPST from the coding sequence GTGGCCGGCGCCCTCGCGCTGGCGAACGGCGAGGCGCGGGCGCAGTCGACGGGGCTGGCGGCGACCAGCATCGTCGCGGGGTGCACGTTCCTTGCCGCCGGCATCGTCGCGCTCCTGCGCCAGTCGGCGAACCGCATCGCCGCGCTCATGATGACCGCCGGCTTCCTCCTCTTTGCCAACTCGTTGGCGCAGGCCGATTCCGCGTTGCCGTTCACCGCCGGCCTCGTCGTCGGCCCGCTCGTTGCCGCGGTCCTCGGCCACCTCGTCCTCGCGTTCCCGGACGGGCGGCTCCGCTCGCGGGGAGAGCGCCTCGCGGTGGCCGCGGCCTACATCGTCGGCACCGTTCTGCAGCTGGTGATGCTGATGTTCATGGGGCCGGGACAGTTGAGCGGGTGTCCGTGCCCCGACAACCTCCTGCTGGTGCGGGACGATCAGGCCCTCCACAGTGCGCTGATGAGCGGGCAGCAGGTCGCCGGCGTCGCCGTGGCCGTCTGGGTGGGGGTTCTGCTGGAGCGCCGCTGGCGGACGGCGTCGCGGCCGCTGCGGCGGGCGATCGTGCCGCTGCTCTCGGCGGGCGCCGCGACGATCGTGCTGTATCTCCTTGCGGCCATCGCCTCGGATCCGGCGCCCGGCCTCGCTCGCGCCCTCGAGGCGGCCGACCGGGTCGCGCTCGCGATCGTCCCGGTCGCGTATCTGCTCGGCCTGTTCCACGCCCGCCTCGCACGCGCCGGCGTCAGCGACCTGGTCGTCGAGCTGAGCCGGATGCCCGGCCCCGGCGGACTGCGAAGTGCGCTCGCGCGCGCGTTGGGCGATCCGTCGCTCGAGCTCGCGTACTGGCTCCCCGAGTCGCACTCCTACGTCGGCATCGACGGACAGCCGGTCGACGTGGCGAGCGGCGACGGACGGATGGTGAGCGTCCTCGAACGCGGCGGTCGCAGGGTCGCCGCGATGGTGCACGACCCAGCCCTGGGTGAGAACCCGCAGCTGCTCGACGCCGTTTCTGCGGCGGCAGGGCTGGCGCTCGAAAACGAACGGCTGCAAGCCGACCTGCGGGCGCAGCTGGACGAGCTGCGGGGCTCGCGCGCCCGGATCGTGGCGGCCGGAGACAGCGCTCGCCGGCGACTTGAACGCAATCTCCACGATGGAGCACAGCAGCGCCTGGTGGCGCTGGCCGTCGGACTCCGCCTTGCCGAGTCGGCACTGCGCACCGACCCGGAGGCAGGCGCATCACTGCTCGCCTCCGCGCACGCGGAGCTCGAACTCGCCCTGAGCGAGCTGCGCGAGATCGCCCGCGGCCTCCACCCCGCCATCCTGAACCAGGGCCTCGAGGCAGCCCTAAAGACGGTCGCGGCGCGCTCACCCGTGCCGGTCGAACTTGTCGTCGAGCTCGACGAGCGTCCGCCCGAGCCGGTCGAAGCGACCGCGTACTACGTCGTGTCGGAAGCGCTCACGAACACCGCCCGCTACGCAAACGCAACCCGAGCGACGGTGCGCGTTGCCCGGGACGCCGATCAGCTGCATGTCCAGATCGGCGATGACGGCATCGGCGGCGCCGGGCTGGAGTCCGGTTCAGGTCTGCAGGGCCTGCGCGACCGGGTCGAAAGTATCGGCGGACGGCTCGACCTCGACAGCCCACCGGGCCGCGGAACCCACCTCGCCGCCCACCTTCCGCTGGAGGTCGGGGCAACGCCCGACGATGCGGCTCCGCACCACCCGCGTCCTCCGTCGACCTGA
- a CDS encoding cyclase family protein, which produces MRRGTWILAVAVAAAVAGTAVAAERLLPQQSPAAARLSALAPGRAAELARRTGIPAAYWKVDPRTARPVRLGQPLTTGAPLFPGDPPFHWRVWTTVPKSGYLLEQITSLGTHTGTHISAPCHFHVGARCLVHLSERFFTPRPLVVLDLRSEIERRGGNFFVGIGDLRRLESVHGRIPPGSYVVLYTGLSRFYHLGNRRRPGPNNDYFDDVPGFSGAAVDWLFQHRGILGVGADTFGPDATFDQNFEATTQATAQGGITLENMGPGLARMRAYGDWIELNGPRFATTAAQRRSGRPGFSGAQMGMTGFTTWR; this is translated from the coding sequence GTGCGCAGGGGCACGTGGATTCTGGCGGTCGCCGTGGCGGCGGCGGTGGCGGGTACGGCGGTCGCCGCCGAGCGGCTGCTGCCCCAGCAGAGCCCGGCGGCGGCGCGGCTCTCGGCGCTTGCGCCCGGGCGGGCCGCGGAGCTCGCCAGGCGCACCGGGATCCCCGCCGCCTACTGGAAGGTCGACCCGCGCACGGCCCGGCCCGTGCGGCTCGGCCAGCCGTTGACGACCGGTGCGCCGCTGTTCCCGGGCGACCCGCCGTTTCACTGGCGCGTGTGGACGACGGTGCCGAAGTCCGGCTACCTGCTGGAGCAGATCACCTCGCTGGGCACCCACACCGGGACGCACATCTCGGCGCCGTGCCACTTCCACGTCGGCGCTCGCTGCCTCGTCCACCTGTCGGAGCGCTTCTTCACGCCGCGGCCGCTGGTCGTGCTCGACCTGCGCTCCGAGATCGAGCGCCGCGGCGGCAACTTCTTTGTCGGCATCGGCGATCTGCGCCGCTTGGAGTCGGTGCACGGCCGCATCCCGCCTGGATCGTACGTCGTCCTCTACACCGGCCTGTCTCGCTTCTACCACCTCGGGAACCGGCGCCGACCGGGCCCGAACAACGATTACTTCGACGACGTGCCCGGGTTCTCGGGCGCCGCCGTCGATTGGCTGTTTCAGCACCGCGGCATCCTGGGCGTCGGGGCGGATACCTTCGGCCCGGACGCGACGTTCGACCAGAACTTCGAGGCGACCACCCAGGCCACCGCCCAGGGCGGCATCACCCTCGAGAACATGGGTCCGGGACTCGCCCGCATGCGCGCCTACGGCGACTGGATCGAGTTGAACGGGCCCCGCTTCGCGACGACCGCCGCGCAGCGGCGCTCAGGGCGGCCCGGCTTCAGCGGCGCACAGATGGGGATGACCGGGTTCACCACCTGGCGGTAG